The following proteins come from a genomic window of Macadamia integrifolia cultivar HAES 741 chromosome 14, SCU_Mint_v3, whole genome shotgun sequence:
- the LOC122060910 gene encoding protein KTI12 homolog, translating into MALVVICGQPCSGKSTAARCLVDALNGLESKPTVKIIDESSFHLNRNESYANMTAEKNLRGVLRSEVDRSLLKDNIVVVDSLNSIKGYRYELWCLARAAGIRYCVLYCDAGDNHCREWNKERQESREGSYEDKIFEDLVRRFEKPDRRNRWDSPLFELWPSKDGIELSSAAILDTVAYVTKKVDSKTRDVKVLQPTIATQSARLSQTNSLYETDRATQEVMNAIMEAQSQALGGPVNGISLGKELPTINIQRPVGLPELRSLRRTFIKLTGQSGLSGPPPPSDMNSAKRMFVDYLNRELGTA; encoded by the coding sequence ATGGCACTGGTTGTAATCTGTGGTCAACCATGCAGTGGAAAGTCAACAGCTGCACGGTGCCTAGTAGATGCTCTTAATGGCCTGGAATCAAAACCTACAGTTAAGATTATTGATGAATCTTCCTTTCATCTTAATCGAAATGAAAGCTATGCTAATATGACAGCAGAGAAGAACTTACGGGGAGTTCTCAGGTCTGAAGTTGACAGATCCTTGTTGAAAGACAACATTGTTGTTGTAGACTCTTTGAACAGCATCAAGGGTTACAGATACGAGTTATGGTGTCTGGCTCGCGCTGCAGGAATCAGATATTGTGTGTTATATTGTGATGCAGGAGACAATCACTGTAGGGAATGGAACAAGGAGCGTCAGGAGAGTAGGGAGGGCTCTTATGAAGACAAAATTTTTGAAGATTTAGTAAGGAGATTTGAGAAGCCAGATCGGCGCAATCGATGGGATTCTCCACTTTTTGAATTATGGCCATCCAAAGATGGAATAGAGCTATCTTCTGCTGCTATTCTGGATACTGTGGCTTATGTGACAAAAAAAGTGGACTCAAAAACACGAGATGTTAAGGTCCTCCAACCTACCATTGCCACTCAAAGTGCACGGTTGTCTCAAACAAATTCGCTCTATGAGACGGACCGTGCGACACAGGAAGTGATGAATGCAATTATGGAAGCACAATCACAGGCACTTGGAGGACCTGTAAATGGGATATCTCTTGGAAAAGAATTGCCAACTATCAACATTCAAAGACCTGTTGGACTTCCAGAGCTCCGGAGCCTGCGGCGAACATTCATAAAATTGACAGGGCAATCCGGCTTGAGTGGACCACCACCTCCATCAGACATGAACAGTGCCAAAAGGATGTTTGTTGATTACTTGAACAGGGAACTAGGAACTGCTTGA